The Gammaproteobacteria bacterium genome has a segment encoding these proteins:
- a CDS encoding CsoS2 family carboxysome shell protein, producing MARRRAQAARGKAGVSAAGMTPAQAARAGNPELSGRELAQALREQRSRRGGAGQKKSAPTGRQRPARTNASQAAAQDAPWKVGASETADGQTVTGTMVGRSRDVTGDEASTCRTVTGTEYMGADIFRDFCQAEPAKGFNRVGVSSTGRGNRVTGNEVGRSGKVTGDEPGTCKQVTGTEYVGAGQ from the coding sequence ATGGCCCGCCGCCGGGCACAGGCTGCGCGCGGCAAGGCGGGCGTCAGCGCGGCTGGCATGACGCCGGCGCAGGCCGCCCGCGCAGGCAATCCGGAACTGTCCGGGCGCGAGCTTGCCCAGGCGCTGCGCGAGCAGCGGAGCCGGCGTGGCGGCGCCGGACAGAAAAAGTCCGCGCCGACCGGGCGGCAGCGGCCGGCTCGCACCAACGCTTCGCAAGCTGCGGCCCAGGACGCGCCCTGGAAGGTGGGCGCCAGCGAAACCGCAGACGGGCAGACCGTGACCGGGACGATGGTCGGCCGCAGCCGAGACGTGACCGGCGACGAGGCGAGCACCTGCCGCACCGTGACCGGCACCGAATACATGGGTGCGGATATCTTCCGCGATTTCTGCCAGGCCGAACCGGCCAAGGGTTTTAACCGGGTCGGCGTGAGTTCGACCGGCCGCGGCAACCGCGTCACCGGCAACGAGGTCGGCCGCAGCGGCAAGGTGACCGGCGACGAGCCCGGCACCTGCAAACAAGTGACCGGGACCGAATACGTCGGCGCCGGTCAGA
- a CDS encoding ribulose bisphosphate carboxylase small subunit — protein sequence MNNSSTMGDYQTAQTLETFGFLPKLTQDEVYDQIAYLIANGWTPAIEHEHPSRAGNHYWTMWKLPFFGEKNLDNVMAEIDACHRAYPGHHVRLIGYDNYTQSQGVCFVVIEGRG from the coding sequence ATGAACAACAGTTCCACGATGGGTGATTACCAGACCGCCCAGACGCTCGAGACCTTCGGCTTTCTGCCCAAGCTGACCCAGGACGAGGTCTACGACCAGATCGCGTACCTGATCGCCAACGGCTGGACCCCGGCTATCGAGCACGAGCACCCGAGCCGCGCGGGCAACCACTACTGGACCATGTGGAAGCTCCCGTTCTTCGGCGAGAAGAATCTGGACAACGTAATGGCGGAGATCGATGCCTGCCATCGCGCCTACCCGGGCCATCACGTGCGCCTGATTGGCTACGACAACTACACCCAGAGCCAGGGCGTGTGCTTCGTGGTCATCGAGGGCCGTGGCTAA
- a CDS encoding form I ribulose bisphosphate carboxylase large subunit: MSANYQAGVKEYREMYWTPDYVPLDTDLLACFKCTGQPGVPREEVAAAVAAESSTGTWSTVWSELLTDLEYYKGRAYRIEDVPGDPESFYAFIAYPIDLFEEGSIVNVLTSLVGNVFGFKALRHLRLEDIRFPIAYIKTCGGPPAGIQVERDRLNKYGRPMLGCTIKPKLGLSAKNYGRAVYECLRGGLDLTKDDENVNSQPFMRWRDRFEFVGEAIQKAEQETGERKGHYLNVTAPDPEQMYERAEFAKEIGCPIVMHDFLTGGFTANTGLAKWCRKNGMLLHIHRAMHAVIDRHPKHGIHFRVLAKCLRLSGGDHLHTGTVVGKLEGDRASTLGFVDQLRESFVPEDRSRGVFFDQDWGSMPGVFAVASGGIHVWHMPALVTIFGDDSVLQFGGGTQGHPWGNAAGAAANRVALEACVKARNQGRELEKESRDILTEAAKHSPELAIAMETWKEIKFEFDTVDKLDVG; encoded by the coding sequence ATGAGTGCGAATTACCAAGCGGGCGTGAAAGAGTACCGCGAGATGTACTGGACGCCGGACTATGTGCCGCTCGATACCGATTTGCTCGCGTGCTTCAAATGCACCGGCCAGCCTGGCGTGCCGCGCGAGGAAGTGGCGGCGGCCGTCGCCGCGGAATCTTCCACCGGTACCTGGTCCACCGTGTGGTCGGAGCTCCTGACCGACCTGGAGTACTACAAGGGCCGCGCCTACCGCATCGAGGACGTGCCGGGTGACCCCGAGTCCTTCTACGCCTTCATCGCCTACCCGATCGACCTGTTCGAGGAAGGCTCCATCGTTAACGTGCTGACCTCGCTGGTCGGTAACGTGTTCGGCTTCAAGGCCCTGCGCCACCTGCGTCTGGAAGACATCCGCTTCCCGATCGCCTACATCAAGACCTGCGGCGGTCCGCCGGCCGGTATCCAGGTCGAGCGCGACCGCCTGAACAAGTACGGCCGCCCGATGCTGGGCTGCACCATCAAGCCAAAGCTGGGCCTGTCCGCGAAGAACTACGGCCGTGCCGTGTACGAGTGTCTGCGCGGCGGTCTGGACCTGACCAAGGACGACGAGAACGTCAACTCCCAGCCGTTCATGCGCTGGCGCGACCGCTTCGAGTTCGTCGGCGAGGCCATCCAGAAGGCCGAGCAGGAAACCGGCGAGCGCAAGGGTCACTACCTGAACGTGACGGCGCCCGATCCGGAGCAGATGTACGAGCGCGCCGAGTTCGCCAAGGAAATCGGCTGCCCGATCGTCATGCACGACTTCCTGACCGGCGGCTTCACCGCCAACACCGGCCTGGCCAAGTGGTGCCGCAAGAACGGCATGCTGCTGCACATCCACCGCGCCATGCACGCGGTTATCGACCGTCACCCGAAGCACGGTATCCACTTCCGCGTTCTGGCCAAGTGCCTGCGCCTGTCCGGCGGTGACCACCTGCACACCGGCACCGTGGTCGGCAAGCTCGAAGGCGACCGTGCCTCCACCCTCGGCTTCGTCGATCAGCTGCGCGAGTCCTTCGTGCCGGAAGATCGCAGCCGCGGCGTGTTTTTCGACCAGGACTGGGGCTCCATGCCCGGCGTGTTCGCGGTCGCTTCCGGTGGTATCCACGTCTGGCACATGCCTGCGCTGGTCACGATCTTCGGCGACGACTCGGTGCTGCAGTTCGGTGGTGGTACCCAGGGGCATCCCTGGGGCAACGCCGCCGGTGCCGCTGCCAACCGCGTGGCGCTCGAGGCCTGCGTCAAGGCACGCAACCAGGGTCGCGAACTCGAGAAAGAGTCGCGCGACATCCTCACCGAGGCCGCCAAGCACAGCCCCGAGCTGGCCATCGCGATGGAGACCTGGAAGGAGATCAAGTTCGAATTCGACACCGTCGACAAGCTCGACGTGGGCTGA
- a CDS encoding RNA polymerase sigma-70 factor encodes MPSEATDFNHYRPRLFGIAYRMLGTRSDAEDVLQDAYLRWHHADTSSLDTPEAWLVTVVTRLCIDHLRKAKRERETYPGEWLPEPLISAQAASAEETIELAGDISLAYLRLLERLSPEERAAFLLREVFEYDYPAIGQILEKSQEACRQIVHRARKHLQAGRTRYSVDRQAHLDLLSKFVSVAYTGNIDALKTLFAEDIRLISDGGGKATAVNRILYGPERIARLYYAVSKRLDGLRRFEIMDINNEPGLVAYRNDNGDVESVILLMTDGQAIHEIYTVRNPDKLSLLTLH; translated from the coding sequence ATGCCTTCCGAAGCAACCGACTTCAATCACTATCGTCCCCGACTGTTCGGCATCGCCTATCGCATGCTCGGCACCCGCAGCGATGCCGAAGACGTCCTGCAGGATGCCTATCTGCGCTGGCATCACGCGGACACCTCATCACTGGACACCCCGGAAGCCTGGCTGGTCACGGTCGTGACCCGGCTGTGCATCGACCACCTGCGCAAGGCCAAGCGGGAACGCGAAACCTATCCGGGTGAATGGCTGCCCGAGCCGCTGATATCCGCACAGGCCGCCTCTGCGGAAGAAACCATCGAACTGGCGGGCGATATCTCGCTGGCCTACCTGCGCCTGCTCGAACGCCTCAGCCCCGAAGAGCGCGCCGCCTTTTTGTTGCGGGAGGTCTTCGAATACGACTACCCGGCCATCGGGCAAATCCTGGAAAAATCGCAGGAGGCCTGCAGGCAGATCGTCCATCGCGCCAGAAAACACCTGCAAGCCGGGCGGACCCGTTACTCGGTCGATCGCCAAGCGCATCTGGACCTGCTGTCGAAATTCGTCTCCGTCGCCTACACGGGCAACATCGATGCGCTCAAGACCCTGTTCGCCGAGGATATCCGCCTGATCAGCGACGGCGGCGGCAAGGCCACCGCCGTCAACCGGATTCTCTACGGACCGGAACGCATCGCCAGACTTTATTACGCGGTCAGCAAACGGCTGGACGGCCTGCGGCGGTTTGAGATCATGGACATCAACAACGAGCCGGGCCTAGTCGCCTATCGAAACGATAACGGAGACGTGGAATCCGTCATCCTGCTGATGACGGATGGCCAGGCGATCCACGAGATCTACACCGTCCGCAATCCGGACAAGCTTTCGCTACTCACCCTCCACTGA
- a CDS encoding carboxymuconolactone decarboxylase family protein yields MRPQLNYTEIAPEGLQPMHGLEAYIRQCGLEHSLLELVKTRASQINGCAFCLDMHTKDARAAGETEQRLYTLPAWRETPFFSARERAALLWTETLTELSTHEITEQIEQTVQEQFSDRELVDLTLAIIVINGWNRLAIPFHTPAGSYDPATWPRRTKLKSHYQQAS; encoded by the coding sequence ATGCGACCACAACTGAATTACACGGAAATCGCCCCCGAGGGGCTGCAGCCGATGCACGGACTGGAGGCCTATATCCGCCAGTGCGGCCTGGAACACAGCCTGCTGGAACTCGTCAAGACACGCGCCTCGCAAATCAACGGCTGCGCGTTCTGCCTGGACATGCACACCAAAGATGCGCGCGCCGCCGGTGAAACCGAACAGCGCCTCTACACCTTGCCGGCCTGGCGGGAGACGCCGTTCTTCTCAGCCCGGGAAAGAGCCGCCCTGCTCTGGACCGAGACCCTGACCGAGCTTTCGACACACGAGATCACGGAGCAGATCGAACAGACGGTGCAAGAGCAATTCAGCGACAGGGAGCTGGTCGACCTGACACTCGCCATCATCGTGATCAATGGCTGGAATCGGCTGGCCATCCCCTTCCACACACCCGCGGGCAGCTACGACCCCGCAACCTGGCCACGCCGGACAAAACTGAAATCGCACTACCAGCAGGCAAGCTGA
- a CDS encoding ABC transporter ATP-binding protein, with the protein MQQVTKHYDEHLALDGVSLKVEPGEFFTLLGPSGCGKTTLLRCIAGLERPDSGEIVINNKQVTAESAHVRKVNTVFQSYALFPHLNVTDNIAFGLRMRGISKAERHAKVAKILEFMHLEPLASRRPDQLSGGQQQRVALSRALVNEPQILLLDEPLSALDAKLRTELQLELKRTQQRLGMTFVLVTHDQAEALTLSDRIAVMRNGRVEQVGGVTELYERPRTAYVAEFLGLANCLPVNRVDGNALDTPIGRLMIEPAATNVSKVMIRPERLRIGCESLPGYNSFQTVVRERIYLGASSRYSLEIGDYCLTAVVAHQGHGCDLPEMGETITVQAHPQDVIPLADD; encoded by the coding sequence GTGCAGCAAGTTACCAAGCATTACGATGAACATCTGGCACTGGACGGCGTAAGCCTGAAGGTGGAACCCGGCGAATTCTTTACCCTCCTCGGACCGTCGGGTTGCGGCAAGACCACGCTGTTGCGATGCATCGCCGGACTCGAACGACCCGATTCCGGCGAGATAGTCATCAACAACAAGCAGGTTACCGCCGAGTCCGCCCACGTCCGCAAAGTCAACACCGTCTTCCAGTCCTACGCCCTGTTTCCCCACCTGAACGTCACCGACAACATCGCCTTCGGACTTCGCATGCGCGGCATCTCCAAGGCCGAGCGCCACGCGAAGGTGGCGAAGATCCTCGAATTCATGCACCTGGAGCCGCTGGCCTCGCGCCGGCCGGACCAGCTTTCCGGCGGCCAGCAGCAGCGCGTCGCGCTGTCGCGGGCCCTGGTCAACGAACCGCAGATCCTGCTGCTCGACGAACCGCTTTCCGCGCTCGACGCCAAACTGCGCACCGAGCTGCAACTGGAGCTCAAGCGCACCCAGCAGCGCCTGGGCATGACCTTCGTCCTGGTCACGCACGACCAGGCCGAAGCGCTGACCCTATCGGACCGCATCGCGGTCATGCGCAACGGCCGCGTCGAGCAGGTCGGTGGCGTGACCGAACTGTATGAGCGTCCCCGCACGGCCTACGTCGCCGAGTTCCTCGGCCTGGCCAACTGCCTGCCGGTGAACCGCGTGGATGGCAATGCGCTCGACACACCGATCGGACGCCTGATGATCGAACCCGCGGCAACCAACGTATCCAAGGTGATGATCCGCCCCGAGCGACTGCGTATCGGCTGCGAATCACTGCCCGGCTACAACAGCTTCCAGACCGTGGTGCGTGAACGCATCTATCTCGGCGCCAGCAGTCGCTACAGCCTGGAAATCGGCGATTACTGCCTGACGGCGGTGGTCGCCCACCAGGGCCACGGCTGCGATCTGCCGGAGATGGGTGAGACGATCACCGTGCAGGCGCATCCCCAGGACGTCATCCCGCTCGCGGATGACTGA
- a CDS encoding ABC transporter permease produces the protein MIRLNGSSYTQALRLTATIGPGVAWITVFLFLPSVLMGLLAFLTNGAYGQPVMPLTTDAFKQVAGFNFLGWSPGNLQVIGRSLLQAGYTTIATILLAYPVAFFIAGVRERYRAFLLLLVIIPSWTNQVVRTYAWMQLLAPDTPLSDLAVHLGLIPQHLGLYPSNYAVSMGLIYNYLPYMVLPIYASVEKLDWRLVDATRDLYANSWRVFWHGVFPQTIPGLLAGIILVAIPAFGAYIVPQLLGGDKAMMLGNLIASQFSSLPNWPFGAALTLVMLAFTFIGLAVFRRLSRKLNAGEANLL, from the coding sequence ATGATCCGCTTGAATGGGTCCTCATACACACAGGCTTTACGGCTCACCGCCACCATCGGTCCCGGGGTGGCGTGGATTACCGTCTTTTTGTTCCTGCCCAGCGTGCTGATGGGCCTGTTGGCCTTCCTGACCAACGGCGCCTACGGCCAGCCCGTCATGCCGCTGACCACGGATGCCTTCAAACAGGTCGCGGGTTTCAACTTTCTGGGGTGGAGTCCTGGCAATCTGCAGGTCATCGGCCGCTCGCTGCTGCAGGCGGGCTATACGACCATCGCGACCATCCTGCTCGCCTATCCGGTGGCATTCTTCATCGCCGGCGTGCGCGAGCGCTATCGCGCCTTCCTGCTGCTGTTGGTCATCATCCCCTCCTGGACCAACCAGGTGGTACGCACCTATGCCTGGATGCAGCTGCTCGCGCCCGACACGCCGCTGTCCGATCTGGCCGTGCACCTGGGCCTGATCCCGCAGCATCTCGGCCTGTATCCCAGCAATTACGCCGTATCGATGGGCCTGATCTACAACTACCTGCCCTACATGGTGTTGCCGATCTATGCCTCGGTCGAAAAGCTCGACTGGCGCCTGGTCGACGCCACGCGCGATCTGTACGCCAACAGCTGGCGGGTGTTCTGGCACGGCGTGTTCCCGCAGACCATCCCGGGCCTGCTGGCCGGCATCATCCTGGTGGCCATCCCGGCATTCGGCGCCTACATCGTTCCCCAGCTGCTGGGCGGTGACAAAGCCATGATGCTCGGCAACCTGATCGCCTCGCAGTTCAGCTCGCTGCCCAACTGGCCGTTCGGTGCCGCCCTCACGCTGGTCATGCTGGCCTTCACTTTCATCGGATTGGCGGTATTCAGGCGCCTCTCCCGAAAACTGAACGCCGGGGAGGCGAACCTGCTATGA
- a CDS encoding ABC transporter permease, with translation MRSGIAKKISNAVALATLGFLWMPLVVVVAFSFEPEMAAVHLTGFTLDWYGKVLEGGGMLNALFKSLELGLTSALIGTLFGAFLAVGLHKYRGRGFAVLALIVYLPIVMPDVIYGISQMVFFNYLKQFIGWPNAGLLTMGIAHISFQIPYVALIVYARLVGLDRDLVNAAADLYASPLKSIYAFWIPVLRPALIASFLLAFTLSLDDFVISFFTSGPGSVTLPIYIWGSIAKHGVTPETNAIASLLIGAVLLVALIQTYLSARRVGHLAPTSN, from the coding sequence ATGAGATCCGGTATCGCCAAGAAGATTTCGAACGCCGTCGCGCTCGCCACGCTGGGCTTTTTGTGGATGCCGCTGGTCGTGGTGGTGGCCTTTTCGTTCGAACCCGAAATGGCCGCGGTGCACCTGACCGGCTTTACGCTCGACTGGTACGGCAAGGTGCTGGAAGGCGGCGGCATGCTCAACGCCCTGTTCAAGTCGCTGGAACTGGGCCTGACATCCGCCCTCATCGGCACCCTGTTCGGTGCCTTCCTGGCCGTCGGGCTGCACAAGTATCGCGGCAGGGGATTCGCCGTTCTGGCCCTGATCGTCTACCTGCCGATCGTGATGCCCGACGTCATCTACGGCATCTCGCAGATGGTGTTCTTCAACTACCTCAAGCAGTTCATCGGCTGGCCGAACGCGGGTCTGCTGACCATGGGCATCGCCCACATCAGCTTCCAGATTCCCTATGTCGCACTGATCGTCTATGCGCGCCTGGTGGGCCTGGACCGGGATCTCGTCAACGCGGCGGCCGATCTTTACGCCTCACCGCTGAAGAGCATCTACGCCTTCTGGATCCCCGTGCTGCGCCCGGCCCTGATCGCCTCGTTTCTGCTGGCGTTCACGCTGTCGCTGGATGACTTCGTCATCAGCTTTTTCACCAGTGGCCCGGGCAGCGTGACCCTGCCGATCTACATCTGGGGCAGCATCGCCAAGCACGGCGTCACACCGGAAACCAACGCCATCGCGAGCCTGCTGATCGGTGCCGTGCTGCTGGTCGCGTTGATCCAAACCTATTTAAGCGCCCGTCGTGTTGGGCATCTTGCACCAACGAGTAATTAA
- a CDS encoding spermidine/putrescine ABC transporter substrate-binding protein, with protein MSLFKRLLMTLVLASLPAWAFAQQTLYLFNWTEYMDPDIIKAFEKKYDVKVVETYYSSNAELQAKLMAGGTSQYDVVVPSNYMIQRMAKAGLLMKLDHKQIPNLKNLMPQFNNPAYDPNLQYSIPYQWGTTLLAYDDRKIKNPPKSWSLIFDPKVNASYPFAVMGSTGADTMGAACAYLGLGFDCTGVDAWKKAAKAVVAVQKRPNFTGFVDGTPALHQLEKGIISVGMIFNGDLASEIEGSPKATKHVKWFIPKEGSEVWVDNMAIPAHAPHPALAYKFINYILDAKVGAQLSNYNVYASPNAAAKPYLDPVLKTPLVTPTAEEWKRLSYVPALEGEALKQYSAIWRAAREH; from the coding sequence ATGTCCCTGTTCAAACGACTGTTAATGACACTGGTGCTGGCGTCCCTGCCGGCATGGGCCTTCGCCCAGCAGACGCTTTATCTGTTCAACTGGACCGAGTACATGGATCCGGACATCATCAAGGCGTTCGAGAAAAAGTACGATGTAAAAGTTGTCGAGACCTACTATTCTTCCAACGCCGAACTGCAGGCCAAGCTGATGGCCGGCGGCACCTCCCAGTACGACGTGGTCGTCCCCTCGAACTACATGATCCAGCGCATGGCCAAGGCCGGCCTGCTTATGAAGCTGGATCACAAACAGATTCCCAACCTCAAGAATCTGATGCCGCAGTTCAACAACCCGGCCTACGATCCCAACCTGCAGTATTCGATTCCCTACCAGTGGGGTACCACGCTGCTCGCCTACGATGACCGCAAGATCAAGAACCCACCCAAGAGCTGGTCGCTGATCTTCGACCCGAAGGTCAACGCCTCTTATCCCTTCGCCGTCATGGGCAGCACCGGTGCGGACACCATGGGCGCCGCCTGCGCCTATCTCGGCCTCGGCTTCGACTGCACCGGCGTGGACGCATGGAAAAAGGCCGCCAAAGCGGTGGTCGCCGTGCAGAAACGACCCAATTTCACCGGCTTCGTCGACGGTACGCCGGCCCTGCATCAGCTAGAGAAAGGCATCATCTCCGTCGGCATGATCTTCAACGGCGACCTCGCTTCCGAGATCGAGGGCAGCCCCAAGGCCACCAAGCATGTGAAGTGGTTCATCCCGAAGGAAGGCTCGGAGGTCTGGGTGGACAACATGGCCATTCCCGCCCATGCCCCGCATCCGGCGCTGGCCTACAAGTTCATCAACTACATCCTGGATGCCAAGGTCGGCGCGCAGCTGTCGAACTATAACGTCTACGCCAGTCCGAACGCCGCCGCCAAACCCTACCTGGATCCGGTGCTGAAGACCCCGCTGGTCACCCCGACCGCCGAGGAGTGGAAGCGACTGAGCTATGTGCCTGCCTTGGAAGGTGAGGCGTTGAAGCAGTACTCAGCGATCTGGCGCGCCGCGCGCGAGCACTGA
- a CDS encoding CoA-acylating methylmalonate-semialdehyde dehydrogenase has protein sequence MSQSTANTQTSAQPDAATLPTLGHYVNGRRVAGTGERYGDVYNPALGSVQARVALASRAETEAAIQAAAEAAPAWAAMTPLRRARILFRFKELLEQNKQDLVAIITREHGKTLPDAMGELTRGIEVVEFACGIPHLLKGEMSEDVGRGVDSWSLRQPVGVCAGITPFNFPAMVPMWMFPVAIAAGNTFVLKPSEKDPSLPMRMAELLTEAGLPDGVFNVVNGDKEAVDTLLTDPRVGAISFVGSTPIAKYIYNTGTEHGKRVQALGGAKNHMLVMPDADLDQTVDALMGAAYGSAGERCMAISVAVAVGDIADPLVAKLTERVEALKIGPGDAGEIEMGPLVTREHYQKVRDYVDLGVEEGATLVVDGRDLKVPGHEDGFFLGGCLFDHVTPEMRIYQEEIFGPVLVVVRVPDFDTGLQLINAHTFGNGTAIFTRDGGWGRRFSHAVQAGMVGINVPIPVPMAFHSFGGWKQSLFGDMHIHGPEGVRFYTRLKTVTSRWHAHAEGASHFHMPVHK, from the coding sequence ATGAGTCAATCCACCGCCAATACTCAGACATCGGCGCAGCCTGATGCTGCCACCTTGCCGACGCTCGGCCACTACGTGAACGGCCGGCGGGTCGCCGGTACCGGCGAGCGTTACGGCGATGTCTACAACCCGGCCCTGGGCAGCGTCCAGGCGCGTGTCGCCCTGGCCTCCCGCGCCGAGACCGAGGCGGCCATCCAGGCCGCCGCCGAGGCCGCGCCCGCCTGGGCCGCCATGACGCCGCTGCGCCGCGCGCGCATCCTGTTCCGCTTCAAGGAACTGCTCGAACAGAACAAGCAGGACCTGGTGGCGATCATCACGCGCGAACACGGCAAGACCCTGCCGGACGCCATGGGCGAACTGACCCGCGGTATCGAGGTGGTGGAGTTCGCCTGCGGCATTCCGCATCTGCTCAAGGGCGAGATGTCGGAAGACGTCGGGCGCGGCGTGGACAGTTGGTCGCTGCGCCAGCCCGTCGGCGTGTGCGCCGGCATCACGCCGTTCAACTTCCCGGCCATGGTGCCGATGTGGATGTTCCCGGTGGCCATTGCCGCGGGCAACACCTTCGTCCTCAAGCCATCGGAAAAGGACCCGAGTCTGCCGATGCGTATGGCCGAGCTGCTGACCGAGGCAGGGCTGCCGGATGGCGTGTTCAATGTGGTGAACGGCGATAAGGAAGCCGTGGACACGCTGCTGACCGACCCGCGTGTGGGGGCGATCAGCTTCGTGGGCTCAACGCCGATCGCCAAGTACATCTACAACACCGGGACCGAGCACGGAAAGCGCGTGCAGGCCCTGGGCGGCGCCAAGAACCACATGCTCGTCATGCCCGATGCCGACCTGGATCAGACGGTGGATGCCCTGATGGGCGCCGCCTACGGTTCGGCGGGCGAGCGCTGCATGGCGATCTCTGTGGCCGTGGCCGTGGGCGATATCGCCGATCCGCTGGTCGCGAAGCTGACCGAACGGGTCGAGGCGCTGAAGATCGGTCCCGGCGATGCCGGCGAGATCGAAATGGGCCCGCTGGTAACCCGCGAGCATTATCAGAAGGTGCGCGATTACGTCGACCTGGGCGTCGAGGAAGGCGCCACCCTGGTCGTCGACGGCCGTGATCTCAAGGTGCCCGGCCATGAGGACGGTTTCTTCCTGGGCGGCTGCCTGTTCGACCACGTCACCCCCGAGATGCGCATTTACCAGGAAGAGATATTCGGCCCCGTGCTGGTGGTCGTGCGCGTGCCGGATTTCGATACCGGCCTGCAGCTGATCAACGCACACACCTTCGGCAACGGCACCGCCATCTTCACCCGCGACGGCGGTTGGGGGCGGCGTTTCTCGCATGCCGTACAGGCGGGCATGGTGGGTATCAACGTGCCGATCCCCGTGCCCATGGCGTTCCACAGCTTCGGCGGCTGGAAGCAGTCACTGTTCGGCGACATGCACATCCACGGCCCGGAAGGCGTGCGGTTTTACACGCGCCTCAAGACGGTGACCTCGCGCTGGCACGCGCATGCCGAAGGGGCGTCGCACTTCCATATGCCCGTGCACAAGTAA
- the ald gene encoding alanine dehydrogenase translates to MLIGVPKEIKNHEYRVGLTPAGVREMVQHGHKVMIETQAGAGIGLEDEAYQAAGAEIVATPAEIFERAEMIIKVKEPQPVECKMLRENQVLFTYLHLAPDPEQTKLLVASGAIAIAYETVTDDRGGLPLLAPMSEVAGRMSIQAGAHALEKAQGGRGVLLGGVPGVAPANVTVIGGGVVGINAARMAMGLGANVTILDRNLNRLKELDAQFGPLLKTVYSTSDAIEEHVYNADLVIGAVLVPGAAAPKLVSNEMLKHMHNGSVVVDVAIDQGGCFEASRATTHEDPTYVVEGVVHYCVANMPGGVARTSTFALTNATLPYALELADKGYGQALLDNPHLRNGLNVHKGQVTFEAVARDLGYDYQPALDALKRLSLAS, encoded by the coding sequence ATGTTGATCGGCGTCCCTAAAGAGATAAAGAACCACGAGTACCGTGTTGGCCTGACGCCGGCTGGCGTTCGCGAGATGGTGCAGCACGGCCACAAGGTGATGATCGAGACCCAGGCCGGTGCCGGCATCGGTCTGGAAGACGAGGCCTACCAGGCCGCAGGTGCGGAGATCGTCGCCACGCCCGCCGAGATATTCGAGCGTGCGGAAATGATCATCAAGGTGAAGGAACCGCAGCCGGTTGAATGCAAGATGCTGCGCGAAAACCAGGTGCTGTTCACCTACCTGCACCTGGCCCCGGATCCGGAGCAGACCAAGCTGCTGGTGGCCTCCGGCGCGATCGCCATCGCCTACGAGACGGTGACCGATGACCGCGGTGGGCTGCCGCTGCTGGCCCCGATGAGCGAGGTCGCCGGGCGCATGTCCATTCAGGCCGGTGCCCACGCGCTGGAAAAGGCCCAGGGCGGCCGCGGCGTGCTGCTGGGCGGCGTGCCCGGTGTGGCGCCCGCGAATGTCACCGTCATCGGCGGCGGCGTGGTCGGTATCAATGCGGCGCGCATGGCCATGGGGCTGGGCGCGAACGTCACCATCCTGGACAGGAACCTGAACCGGCTCAAGGAGCTGGACGCCCAGTTCGGTCCGCTGCTGAAGACCGTCTACTCCACCTCCGACGCCATCGAGGAACACGTGTACAACGCGGATCTCGTCATCGGTGCCGTGCTGGTGCCCGGTGCCGCGGCGCCCAAGCTGGTCAGCAACGAGATGCTCAAGCACATGCACAACGGTTCGGTGGTGGTGGACGTCGCCATCGACCAGGGCGGTTGCTTCGAGGCCAGCCGTGCGACCACCCACGAGGATCCGACCTACGTGGTTGAGGGCGTGGTGCACTACTGCGTCGCCAACATGCCGGGCGGCGTGGCGCGCACCTCGACCTTCGCGCTGACCAACGCGACGCTGCCGTATGCGCTGGAACTGGCGGACAAGGGCTACGGACAGGCATTGCTGGACAACCCGCATCTGCGCAACGGCCTGAACGTGCACAAGGGGCAGGTGACCTTCGAGGCCGTGGCCCGAGATCTGGGCTATGACTATCAGCCTGCGCTGGATGCGCTGAAACGACTTTCCCTGGCGAGCTGA